A stretch of the Pan paniscus chromosome 2, NHGRI_mPanPan1-v2.0_pri, whole genome shotgun sequence genome encodes the following:
- the USP19 gene encoding ubiquitin carboxyl-terminal hydrolase 19 isoform X30, which yields MSGGASATGPRRGPPGLEDTTSKKKQKDRANQESKDGGPRKETGSRYVAQAGLELLASGDPSASASHAAGITGSHHHTRLFFPSSSGSASTPQEEQTKEGACEDPHDLLATPPPELLLDWRQSAEEVIVKLRVGVGPLQLEDVDAAFTDTDCVVRFAGGQQWGGVFYAEIKSSCAKVQTGKGSLLHLTLPKKVPMLTWPSLLKPLGTQELVPGLQCQENGQELSPIALEPGPEPHRAKQEARNQKRAQGRGEVGSGAGPGAQAGPSAKRAVHLCRGPEGDGSRDDPGPQGDAPPFVADPATQVEADEQLCIPPLNSQTCLLGSEENLAPLAGEKAVPPGNDPVSPAMVRSRNPGKDDCAKEEMAVAADAATLVDGKEPESMVNLAFVKNDSYEKGPDSVVVHVYVKEICRDTSRVLFREQDFTLIFQTRDGNFLRLHPGCGPHATFRWQVKLRNLIEPEQCTFCFTASRIDICLRKRQSQRWGGLEAPAARGAVGGAKVAVPTGPTPLDSTPPGGAPHPLTGQEEARAVEKDKSKARSEDTGLDSVATRTPMEHVTPKPETHLASPKPTCMVPPMPHSPVSGDSVEEEEEEEKKVCLPGFTGLVNLGNTCFMNSVIQSLSNTRELRDFFHDRSFEAEINYNNPLGTGGRLAIGFAVLLRALWKGTHHAFQPSKLKAIVASKASQFTGYAQHDAQEFMAFLLDGLHEDLNRIQNKPYTETVDSDGRPDEVVAEEAWQRHKMRNDSFIVDLFQGQYKSKLVCPVCAKVSITFDPFLYLPVPLPQKQKVLPVFYFAREPHSKPIKFLVSVSKENSTASEVLDSLSQSVHVKPENLRLAEVIKNRFHRVFLPSHSLDTVSPSDMLLCFELLSSELAKERVVVLEVQQRPQVPSVPISKCAACQRKQQSEDEKLKRCTRCYRVGYCNQLCQKTHWPDHKGLCRPENIGYPFLVSVPASRLTYARLAQLLEGYARYSVSVFQPPFQPGRMALESQSPGCTTLLSTGSLEAGDSERDPIQPPELQLVTPMAEGDTGLPRVWAAPDRGPVPSTSGISSEMLASGPIEVGSLPAGERVSRPEAAVPGYQHPSEAMNAHTPLFFIYKIDSSNREQRLEDKGDTPLELGDDCSLALVWRNNERLQEFVLVASKELECAEDPGSAGEAARAGHFTLDQCLNLFTRPEVLAPEEAWYCPQCKQHREASKQLLLWRLPNVLIVQLKRFSFRSFIWRDKINDLVEFPVRNLDLSKFCIGQKEEQLPSYDLYAVINHYGGMIGGHYTACARLPNDRSSQRSDVGWRLFDDSTVTTVDESQVVTRYAYVLFYRRRNSPVERPPRAGHSEHHPDLGPAAEAAASQGLGPGQAPEVAPTRTAPERFAPPVDRPAPTYSNMEEVD from the exons ATGTCTGGCGGGGCCAGTGCCACAGGCCCAAGGAGAGGGCCCCCAGGACTGGAGGACACCACTAGTAAGAAGAAGCAGAAGGATCGAGCAAACCAGGAGAGCAAGGATGGAGGTCCTAGGAAAG agacagggtctcgatatgttgcccaggctggtcttgaacttctggcctcaggtgatccttctgcctcagcctcccatgcagctgggatcacaggctcacaccaccatacccggctgttCTTTCCTTCATCGTCAGGGTCAGCATCCACTCCTCAAGAGGAGCAGACCAAAGAGG GAGCTTGTGAAGACCCTCATGATCTCTTGGCTACTCCCCCTCCAGAGTTGTTGCTCGATTGGAGGCAGAGTGCAGAAGAGGTGATTGTCAAGCTTCGTGTGGGAGTAGGTCCCCTGCAGCTGGAGGATGTAGATGCTGCTTTCACAGATACGGACTGTGTGGTGCGGTTTGCAG GTGGTCAGCAGTGGGGTGGTGTCTTCTATGCTGAGATAAAAAGCTCTTGTGCTAAAGTGCAAACCGGCAAGGGCAGTCTCCTGCACCTGACACTGCCCAAAAAGGTGCCTATGCTCACGTGGCCCTCCCTCCTG AAACCTCTAGGGACCCAGGAGCTGGTGCCGGGGCTGCAGTGCCAGGAGAATGGGCAGGAACTGTCTCCCATTGCCCTGGAGCCAGGCCCTGAGCCCCACCGGGCTAAGCAGGAGGCCCGGAACCAGAAGCGGGCCCAGGGCCGTGGTGAGGTAGGCTCAGGGGCTGGCCCCGGGGCCCAGGCAGGGCCCAGCGCCAAGAGGGCTGTGCATCTCTGCAGAGGGCCAGAGGGGGACGGGTCCAGGGATGACCCTGGACCCCAGGGTGATGCCCCACCCTTCGTGGCTGACCCAGCCACCCAG GTTGAGGCTGATGAACAGCTTTGCATACCACCGCTGAACTCCCAaacctgcctcctgggctcagaggaGAATTTAGCCCCTTTGGCAGGAGAGAAAGCAGTGCCTCCCGGGAATGACCCAGTCTCTCCAGCCATGGTCCGGAGCAGAAACCCTGGGAAAGATGACTGTGCCAAGGAGGAGATGGCAGTGGCAGCAGATGCTGCAACCTTGGTGGATGGTAAAG AGCCCGAGTCGATGGTGAACCTGGCGTTTGTCAAGAATGACTCGTATGAGAAGGGCCCGGATTCAGTGGTGGTGCACGTGTACGTGAAGGAGATCTGCAGGGACACCTCAAGAGTACTTTTCCGTGAGCAGGACTTCACGCTCATCTTCCAGACcag GGATGGAAACTTCCTGAGGCTGCACCCGGGCTGTGGGCCCCACGCCACCTTCCGTTGGCAGGTGAAGCTCAG GAATCTGATTGAGCCAGAGCAGTGCACCTTCTGTTTCACGGCTTCTCGCATCGACATCTGCCTTCGTAAGAGGCAGAGTCAGCGCTGGGGGGGCCTGGAGGCCCCAGCTGCACGAG GTGCAGTGGGTGGTGCAAAGGTTGCCGTGCCGACAGGTCCAACCCCTCTGGATTCAACCCCACCAGGAGGTGCTCCCCACCCGCTGACAGGCCAGGAGGAGGCCCGGGCTGTGGAGAAGGATAAATCCAAGGCACGATCTGAGGACACAGGGCTAGACAGTGTGGCAACCCGCACACCCATGGAGCATGTAACCCCAAAGCCAGAGACACACCTGGCCTCG CCCAAGCCTACATGCATGGTGCCTCCCATGCCCCACAGCCCAGTTAGTGGAGACAgcgtggaggaggaggaagaggaagagaagaaggtgtGTCTGCCAGGCTTCACTGGCCTCGTCAATTTAGGCAACACCTGCTTCATGAACAGCGTCATTCAGTCTCTGTCCAACACTCGGGAACTCCGGGACTTCTTCCATG ACCGCTCCTTTGAGGCTGAGATCAACTACAACAACCCACTAGGGACTGGTGGGCGTCTGGCCATTGGCTTTGCCGTGCTGCTTCGGGCGCTGTGGAAGGGCACCCACCATGCCTTCCAGCCTTCCAAGTTGAAG GCCATTGTGGCGAGTAAGGCCAGCCAGTTCACAGGCTATGCACAGCATGATGCCCAGGAGTTCATGGCTTTCCTGCTGGATGGGCTGCACGAGGACCTGAATCGCATTCAGAACAAGCCCTACACAGAGACCGTGGATTCAGATGGGCGGCCCGATGAG GTGGTAGCTGAGGAAGCATGGCAGCGGCACAAGATGAGGAATGACTCTTTCATCGTGGACTTATTTCAGGGGCAGTACAAGTCGAAGCTGGTGTGCCCTGTGTGTGCCAAG GTCTCCATCACTTTTGACCCGTTTCTTTATCTGCCGGTGCCCTTGCCACAAAAGCAAAAGGTTCTCCCTGTCTTTTATTTTGCCCGAGAGCCCCACAGCAAGCCCATCAAG TTCCTGGTGAGCGTCAGCAAGGAGAACTCCACTGCGAGCGAAGTATTGGACTCCCTCTCTCAGAGTGTTCATGTGAAGCCTGAGAACCTGCGTTTGGCGGAG GTAATTAAGAATCGTTTCCATCGTGTGTTCCTACCCTCCCACTCACTGGACACTGTGTCCCCATCTGATATGCTCCTCTGCTTTGAGCTGCTATCCTCAGAGTTGGCTAAGGAGCGGGTAGTGGTGCTAGAGGTGCAACAG CGCCCCCAGGTGCCCAGCGTCCCCATCTCCAAGTGTGCAGCCTGCCAGCGGAAGCAACAGTCGGAGGATGAAAAGCTGAAGCGCTGTACCCGGTGCTACCGTGTGGGCTACTGCAACCA GCTCTGCCAGAAAACCCACTGGCCTGACCACAAGGGCCTCTGCCGACCTGAGAACATTGGCTACCCCTTCCTGGTCAGTGTACCTGCCTCGCGCCTCACTTATGCCCGCCTCGCTCAGTTGCTAGAGGGCTATGCCCG GTACTCTGTGAGTGTATTCCAGCCACCCTTTCAGCCAGGCCGCATGGCCTTGGAGTCTCAGAGCCCTGGCTGCACCACACTGCTCTCCACTGGCTCCCTGGAGGCTGGGGACAGCGAGAGAGACCCCATTCAGCCACCTGAGCTCCAGCTGGTGACCCCTATGGCTGAGGGGGACACAGGGCTTCCCCGGGTGTGGGCAGCCCCTGACCGGGGTCCTGTGCCCAGCACCAGTGGAATTTCTTCTGAGATGCTGGCCAGTGGGCCCATTGAGGTTGGCTCCTTGCCTGCTGGCGAGAGGGTGTCCCGACCCGAAG CTGCTGTGCCTGGGTACCAGCATCCAAGTGAAGCTATGAATGCCCACACACCCCtgttcttcatctataaaattgatTCATCCAACCGAGAGCAGCGGCTAGAGGACAAAG GAGACACCCCACTGGAGCTGGGTGACGACTGTAGCCTGGCTCTCGTCTGGCGGAACAATGAGCGCTTGCAGGAGTTTGTGTTGGTAGCCTCCAAGGAGCTGGAATGTGCTGAGGATCCAGGCTCTGCCGGTGAGGCTGCCCGGGCCGGCCACTTCACCCTGGACCAGTGCCTCAACCTCTTCACACGGCCTGAGGTGCTGGCACCCGAGGAGGCCTG GTACTGCCCACAGTGCAAACAGCACCGTGAGGCCTCCAAGCAGCTGTTGCTATGGCGCCtgccaaatgttctcattgtgcaGCTCAAGCGCTTCTCCTTTCGTAGTTTTATCTGGCGTGACAAGATCAATGACTTGGTGGAGTTCCCTGTTAG GAACCTGGACCTGAGCAAGTTCTGCATTGGTCAGAAAGAGGAGCAGCTGCCCAGCTACGATCTATATGCTGTCATCAACCACTATGGAGGCATGATTGGTGGCCACTACACTGCCTGTGCACGCCTGCCCAATGATCGTAGCAGTCAGCGCAGTGACGTGG GCTGGCGCTTGTTTGATGACAGCACAGTGACAACGGTAGACGAGAGCCAGGTTGTGACGCGTTACGCCTATGTACTCTTCTACCGCCGGCGGAACTCTCCTGTGGAGAGGCCCCCCAGGGCAGGTCACTCTGAGCACCACCCAGACCTAGGCCCTGCAGCTGAGGCTGCTGCCAGCCAG GGATTAGGCCCTGGCCAGGCCCCCGAGGTGGCCCCCACGCGGACAGCCCCTGAACGCTTCGCCCCCCCTGTGGATCGGCCAGCCCCCACCTACAGCAACATGGAGGAGGTGGATTAG
- the USP19 gene encoding ubiquitin carboxyl-terminal hydrolase 19 isoform X32 — translation MSGGASATGPRRGPPGLEDTTSKKKQKDRANQESKDGGPRKETGSRYVAQAGLELLASGDPSASASHAAGITGSHHHTRLFFPSSSGSASTPQEEQTKEGACEDPHDLLATPPPELLLDWRQSAEEVIVKLRVGVGPLQLEDVDAAFTDTDCVVRFAGGQQWGGVFYAEIKSSCAKVQTGKGSLLHLTLPKKVPMLTWPSLLKKPLGTQELVPGLQCQENGQELSPIALEPGPEPHRAKQEARNQKRAQGRGEVGSGAGPGAQAGPSAKRAVHLCRGPEGDGSRDDPGPQGDAPPFVADPATQVEADEQLCIPPLNSQTCLLGSEENLAPLAGEKAVPPGNDPVSPAMVRSRNPGKDDCAKEEMAVAADAATLVDGKEPESMVNLAFVKNDSYEKGPDSVVVHVYVKEICRDTSRVLFREQDFTLIFQTRDGNFLRLHPGCGPHATFRWQVKLRNLIEPEQCTFCFTASRIDICLRKRQSQRWGGLEAPAARVGGAKVAVPTGPTPLDSTPPGGAPHPLTGQEEARAVEKDKSKARSEDTGLDSVATRTPMEHVTPKPETHLASPKPTCMVPPMPHSPVSGDSVEEEEEEEKKVCLPGFTGLVNLGNTCFMNSVIQSLSNTRELRDFFHDRSFEAEINYNNPLGTGGRLAIGFAVLLRALWKGTHHAFQPSKLKAIVASKASQFTGYAQHDAQEFMAFLLDGLHEDLNRIQNKPYTETVDSDGRPDEVVAEEAWQRHKMRNDSFIVDLFQGQYKSKLVCPVCAKVSITFDPFLYLPVPLPQKQKVLPVFYFAREPHSKPIKFLVSVSKENSTASEVLDSLSQSVHVKPENLRLAEVIKNRFHRVFLPSHSLDTVSPSDMLLCFELLSSELAKERVVVLEVQQRPQVPSVPISKCAACQRKQQSEDEKLKRCTRCYRVGYCNQLCQKTHWPDHKGLCRPENIGYPFLVSVPASRLTYARLAQLLEGYARYSVSVFQPPFQPGRMALESQSPGCTTLLSTGSLEAGDSERDPIQPPELQLVTPMAEGDTGLPRVWAAPDRGPVPSTSGISSEMLASGPIEVGSLPAGERVSRPEAAVPGYQHPSEAMNAHTPLFFIYKIDSSNREQRLEDKGDTPLELGDDCSLALVWRNNERLQEFVLVASKELECAEDPGSAGEAARAGHFTLDQCLNLFTRPEVLAPEEAWYCPQCKQHREASKQLLLWRLPNVLIVQLKRFSFRSFIWRDKINDLVEFPVRNLDLSKFCIGQKEEQLPSYDLYAVINHYGGMIGGHYTACARLPNDRSSQRSDVGWRLFDDSTVTTVDESQVVTRYAYVLFYRRRNSPVERPPRAGHSEHHPDLGPAAEAAASQGLGPGQAPEVAPTRTAPERFAPPVDRPAPTYSNMEEVD, via the exons ATGTCTGGCGGGGCCAGTGCCACAGGCCCAAGGAGAGGGCCCCCAGGACTGGAGGACACCACTAGTAAGAAGAAGCAGAAGGATCGAGCAAACCAGGAGAGCAAGGATGGAGGTCCTAGGAAAG agacagggtctcgatatgttgcccaggctggtcttgaacttctggcctcaggtgatccttctgcctcagcctcccatgcagctgggatcacaggctcacaccaccatacccggctgttCTTTCCTTCATCGTCAGGGTCAGCATCCACTCCTCAAGAGGAGCAGACCAAAGAGG GAGCTTGTGAAGACCCTCATGATCTCTTGGCTACTCCCCCTCCAGAGTTGTTGCTCGATTGGAGGCAGAGTGCAGAAGAGGTGATTGTCAAGCTTCGTGTGGGAGTAGGTCCCCTGCAGCTGGAGGATGTAGATGCTGCTTTCACAGATACGGACTGTGTGGTGCGGTTTGCAG GTGGTCAGCAGTGGGGTGGTGTCTTCTATGCTGAGATAAAAAGCTCTTGTGCTAAAGTGCAAACCGGCAAGGGCAGTCTCCTGCACCTGACACTGCCCAAAAAGGTGCCTATGCTCACGTGGCCCTCCCTCCTG AAGAAACCTCTAGGGACCCAGGAGCTGGTGCCGGGGCTGCAGTGCCAGGAGAATGGGCAGGAACTGTCTCCCATTGCCCTGGAGCCAGGCCCTGAGCCCCACCGGGCTAAGCAGGAGGCCCGGAACCAGAAGCGGGCCCAGGGCCGTGGTGAGGTAGGCTCAGGGGCTGGCCCCGGGGCCCAGGCAGGGCCCAGCGCCAAGAGGGCTGTGCATCTCTGCAGAGGGCCAGAGGGGGACGGGTCCAGGGATGACCCTGGACCCCAGGGTGATGCCCCACCCTTCGTGGCTGACCCAGCCACCCAG GTTGAGGCTGATGAACAGCTTTGCATACCACCGCTGAACTCCCAaacctgcctcctgggctcagaggaGAATTTAGCCCCTTTGGCAGGAGAGAAAGCAGTGCCTCCCGGGAATGACCCAGTCTCTCCAGCCATGGTCCGGAGCAGAAACCCTGGGAAAGATGACTGTGCCAAGGAGGAGATGGCAGTGGCAGCAGATGCTGCAACCTTGGTGGATGGTAAAG AGCCCGAGTCGATGGTGAACCTGGCGTTTGTCAAGAATGACTCGTATGAGAAGGGCCCGGATTCAGTGGTGGTGCACGTGTACGTGAAGGAGATCTGCAGGGACACCTCAAGAGTACTTTTCCGTGAGCAGGACTTCACGCTCATCTTCCAGACcag GGATGGAAACTTCCTGAGGCTGCACCCGGGCTGTGGGCCCCACGCCACCTTCCGTTGGCAGGTGAAGCTCAG GAATCTGATTGAGCCAGAGCAGTGCACCTTCTGTTTCACGGCTTCTCGCATCGACATCTGCCTTCGTAAGAGGCAGAGTCAGCGCTGGGGGGGCCTGGAGGCCCCAGCTGCACGAG TGGGTGGTGCAAAGGTTGCCGTGCCGACAGGTCCAACCCCTCTGGATTCAACCCCACCAGGAGGTGCTCCCCACCCGCTGACAGGCCAGGAGGAGGCCCGGGCTGTGGAGAAGGATAAATCCAAGGCACGATCTGAGGACACAGGGCTAGACAGTGTGGCAACCCGCACACCCATGGAGCATGTAACCCCAAAGCCAGAGACACACCTGGCCTCG CCCAAGCCTACATGCATGGTGCCTCCCATGCCCCACAGCCCAGTTAGTGGAGACAgcgtggaggaggaggaagaggaagagaagaaggtgtGTCTGCCAGGCTTCACTGGCCTCGTCAATTTAGGCAACACCTGCTTCATGAACAGCGTCATTCAGTCTCTGTCCAACACTCGGGAACTCCGGGACTTCTTCCATG ACCGCTCCTTTGAGGCTGAGATCAACTACAACAACCCACTAGGGACTGGTGGGCGTCTGGCCATTGGCTTTGCCGTGCTGCTTCGGGCGCTGTGGAAGGGCACCCACCATGCCTTCCAGCCTTCCAAGTTGAAG GCCATTGTGGCGAGTAAGGCCAGCCAGTTCACAGGCTATGCACAGCATGATGCCCAGGAGTTCATGGCTTTCCTGCTGGATGGGCTGCACGAGGACCTGAATCGCATTCAGAACAAGCCCTACACAGAGACCGTGGATTCAGATGGGCGGCCCGATGAG GTGGTAGCTGAGGAAGCATGGCAGCGGCACAAGATGAGGAATGACTCTTTCATCGTGGACTTATTTCAGGGGCAGTACAAGTCGAAGCTGGTGTGCCCTGTGTGTGCCAAG GTCTCCATCACTTTTGACCCGTTTCTTTATCTGCCGGTGCCCTTGCCACAAAAGCAAAAGGTTCTCCCTGTCTTTTATTTTGCCCGAGAGCCCCACAGCAAGCCCATCAAG TTCCTGGTGAGCGTCAGCAAGGAGAACTCCACTGCGAGCGAAGTATTGGACTCCCTCTCTCAGAGTGTTCATGTGAAGCCTGAGAACCTGCGTTTGGCGGAG GTAATTAAGAATCGTTTCCATCGTGTGTTCCTACCCTCCCACTCACTGGACACTGTGTCCCCATCTGATATGCTCCTCTGCTTTGAGCTGCTATCCTCAGAGTTGGCTAAGGAGCGGGTAGTGGTGCTAGAGGTGCAACAG CGCCCCCAGGTGCCCAGCGTCCCCATCTCCAAGTGTGCAGCCTGCCAGCGGAAGCAACAGTCGGAGGATGAAAAGCTGAAGCGCTGTACCCGGTGCTACCGTGTGGGCTACTGCAACCA GCTCTGCCAGAAAACCCACTGGCCTGACCACAAGGGCCTCTGCCGACCTGAGAACATTGGCTACCCCTTCCTGGTCAGTGTACCTGCCTCGCGCCTCACTTATGCCCGCCTCGCTCAGTTGCTAGAGGGCTATGCCCG GTACTCTGTGAGTGTATTCCAGCCACCCTTTCAGCCAGGCCGCATGGCCTTGGAGTCTCAGAGCCCTGGCTGCACCACACTGCTCTCCACTGGCTCCCTGGAGGCTGGGGACAGCGAGAGAGACCCCATTCAGCCACCTGAGCTCCAGCTGGTGACCCCTATGGCTGAGGGGGACACAGGGCTTCCCCGGGTGTGGGCAGCCCCTGACCGGGGTCCTGTGCCCAGCACCAGTGGAATTTCTTCTGAGATGCTGGCCAGTGGGCCCATTGAGGTTGGCTCCTTGCCTGCTGGCGAGAGGGTGTCCCGACCCGAAG CTGCTGTGCCTGGGTACCAGCATCCAAGTGAAGCTATGAATGCCCACACACCCCtgttcttcatctataaaattgatTCATCCAACCGAGAGCAGCGGCTAGAGGACAAAG GAGACACCCCACTGGAGCTGGGTGACGACTGTAGCCTGGCTCTCGTCTGGCGGAACAATGAGCGCTTGCAGGAGTTTGTGTTGGTAGCCTCCAAGGAGCTGGAATGTGCTGAGGATCCAGGCTCTGCCGGTGAGGCTGCCCGGGCCGGCCACTTCACCCTGGACCAGTGCCTCAACCTCTTCACACGGCCTGAGGTGCTGGCACCCGAGGAGGCCTG GTACTGCCCACAGTGCAAACAGCACCGTGAGGCCTCCAAGCAGCTGTTGCTATGGCGCCtgccaaatgttctcattgtgcaGCTCAAGCGCTTCTCCTTTCGTAGTTTTATCTGGCGTGACAAGATCAATGACTTGGTGGAGTTCCCTGTTAG GAACCTGGACCTGAGCAAGTTCTGCATTGGTCAGAAAGAGGAGCAGCTGCCCAGCTACGATCTATATGCTGTCATCAACCACTATGGAGGCATGATTGGTGGCCACTACACTGCCTGTGCACGCCTGCCCAATGATCGTAGCAGTCAGCGCAGTGACGTGG GCTGGCGCTTGTTTGATGACAGCACAGTGACAACGGTAGACGAGAGCCAGGTTGTGACGCGTTACGCCTATGTACTCTTCTACCGCCGGCGGAACTCTCCTGTGGAGAGGCCCCCCAGGGCAGGTCACTCTGAGCACCACCCAGACCTAGGCCCTGCAGCTGAGGCTGCTGCCAGCCAG GGATTAGGCCCTGGCCAGGCCCCCGAGGTGGCCCCCACGCGGACAGCCCCTGAACGCTTCGCCCCCCCTGTGGATCGGCCAGCCCCCACCTACAGCAACATGGAGGAGGTGGATTAG